The Phaeacidiphilus oryzae TH49 region CACGCCGGGCCGTCATGGGCCCGGCGCCCCGGTCGATCCGCCGCCACCGGCACCGCGGTGACGCCTAGTCATGCAGGCCCGCCCGGTCGGAGCAGACCGGCCAGGCGCCCGGGCCCTGGGCGTCCAGCACCCGTTCGGCGACGGCGATCTGCTGCCCCTTGCTGGCCAGGTCGGCGCGGGGGGCGTAGCGGTGGCCGCCGTAGGCGCGCCAGGTGGAGGAGGTGAACTGGAGCCCACCGTAGTAGCCGTTACCGCTGTTGACGTGCCAGCGGTTGGAGGACTCGCAGGCCGCGACGCGCTCCCAGACGGCGGTCGGTGCGGCGGATGTGCGAGCGGCGGCGTTCGGCACCAGGAATGCGATCGAGATTCCGGCGAAGGCGAATGCGGTGGAGACGACGAAGCGTTCGGTATTACTGCACACACTCATGTGCACGTTTCCCGTGTCACGCCTACGAGGTGAGCTGTCGGGTTCGGAGCCTGTACGGCCCCGGCCGCGCGCCCGCGGCTTCACCCCTAGCCGCGACCTTGCGCGGCAGCGATGGTTCCCCCGCTCCCGACCGACTCTTCGATGCTCACGGCGCGCGCGGTGGTCGGGATTCGGCGTTCCCGCGGCGCAGGCCCACGGCTGCGGGCCCATTCGAACGCTAATCATGCTTTTAACATCAACTCAATTATGCTCCGCCGCATGGGTGTTGTCGCTGTGGTGCTTACGGGGGATTCCGCACCCGAACCCACCGGTCCACGTTTAAATCCGGGAATCGGGCGAGGCCGGCGTGTCGGACCGGAATTCGGCGCGGCCGGCCGTCGTTTGGAATGCGGCCTTCGCAGGTGTCAACTCCCCACAAAGCGCGCCGAATTCGGAGGCCGGCACAGCGCAGGCACCGTGCCCGTCGGCGGGTTGGCGTACGTTTCGCTCAAGACCACCGTCCGGGCCCTTCCGTCACGCCGACGGGTGCCTCGGGCACGCGGCGACACGCGGGGCCGGGCCGGCCGCGTCCCGTGGTCCCGGAACGGGCGGGCTTCAGCGAGCGCCTCACCGACCACGTCCGTCACCCGCCCGCCGCCGAAGCTGACGCTCCGACAGGCCGGGCTCCGGGGCTACCGGCTACCGGCTACCGGCTACCGGCTACCGGCTACCGGATCAAAGGTCCCCGGGCTTGGGGGGCGAGCCGGGGCAGCCTCGCCGGATCGGACCCGCCCCGGCCAGCCGCCGCCGCATCCGGCTGGCGATTCCGCCCCGACCTCCCCGCCTCCCCCAGCACTCACCCCGCTCTCCCGTCCGTCCGGCCCGAGGCCCGCGCCCGCGCCCCACACCGACACGCAGGCCAGCCGCCGCGCCCGCAATGGCGTCGGCGCGGGGTGACCCCGGGTCCAGCGGTCAGCCGAAATGCGCCCCGCCGTTGGCGTGGAGGACCTGGCCGGTGATGAAGCCGGCGTCGGGGCCCAGCAGGAAGGCCGCGGTGCCGGCCAGTTCCTCGGCCTCGCCGGCCCGGCCGAGGAGGGTGGTCTCGGCGAACGCCCGGTTCTCGGACTCGTCGGCCGCACCCAGCATCGGGGTCGCGGTCGGGCCGGGGGCGATCGCGTTGACGCGGATCCGGTCCGCGGCCAACTCCCGCGCCAGCGCCCGGATCAGGCTCACCACGGCGCCCTTGGATGCGGCGTAGGCGGTGCCGCCCAGGAGCCCGCCGCCGCGGAACGCGGCCAGACTCGCCAGGGCGACGATCGAACCGGCCCGCGCCGACCGCAGATCGGGCAGCACCGCCTGCACGGCGTGCACCACACCTCCGACGTTCACCGCGAAGGCGGACCGCAACTGCTCGTCCGTCACGGTGTCGATCCCGCCGCGCGGGGCGATCCCCGCCGAAGCCACCAGCCCGGTGAACGGGCCGACGCGGTCCCGGAGCCCGTCCACGGCGGCCGCCATGCGCGCGCCGTCCGAGACGTCCGCGCCCGCACCGGCGTGCGCGCCCGGCTCGCCCGGCAGCTCGGCGGCCACCGCCCGGGCCGCCTCGGCGTCCAGGTCGAGGACGCCCACCCGGGCGCCGTCCGCCGCGGCCCGGTGGGCGCAGGCCCGGCCTATCCCCGAGGCGCCGCCGGTGATCAGCACCACCGGCCGGGTCATGCGGACGCCCCAGCCGCTCCAGCCGCCCCGGCCGCCCGGGCCTCGGCGCCGTCGGCGGTCTCCGCGCCGACCTCGCCCGGGCCGAAGCTGTCGTCCTTGGTCTCCCGCAGCAGCGCCACGCAGCCGAAGGCGACCAGCGCGATCCCCATCATCCAGAGCGAGGTCGGCCACGAACTCCCGGTCATCGACTGCCACTTGGTGGCCAGCAGCGGGCTCACCCCGCCGCCGACGATCCCGCTCGCGCTGTACGCGAAGGAGGCGCCGGAGAACCGGTACCGGGTGGCGAAGAGCTCCGGCAGGTAGGCGCCCATCGGCCCGTACAGGAAGGCGAAGCAGAGCAGGCCGACGCAGAGCGCGACGATCACCAGCGCCGTCTGGCGGGTGTTCAGCAGCCAGAACATCGGGAACGCCCACACCGCGGCGGCGAGCGTCGCGCCCAGGCAGACCTTCCGCCGCCCGATCCGGTCCGACCGCACCGCGAAGTACGGGGTCGCCGCGCCCATCACCGCGGCGGCCAGGATCGTGCCGATCAGCATCATGTTCTTGTTCAGCCCGAGCACCGAAGTCCCGTACGACAGCGCGTAGGTGGTGACGGTGTAGAAGACGGTGTGCGCCAGGATGAACGCGAGGGTGGCCAGCGCGAGCACCTTCGGCTGGCGCCGGAGCAGTTCGAGGAACGGCACCTTGCCGCGCTCCTCGCGCTCCGCGGCGGCGCGCTCCTGGGCGGCGCGGAAGACGGGGGTCTCGGCGATCCGCATCCGGATGAAGAAACCGATCGCGACCAGCACCGCCGAGATCAGGAACGGCACCCGCCAGCCCCAGCTCTGGAACGAGCCGGCCGACAGCGTCTCACCGAGCACCAGGAAGAGCCCGCTGGAGAGGATGAAGCCGACGGCCGGTCCGATCTGCGGGAACGCGGAGTACAGGCCGCGCTTGCCCTTGGGCGCGTACTCGGTGGCCAGCAAGACGGCCCCGCCCCACTCGCCGCCGAGGCCGAGCCCCTGGATCAGCCGGGCGACCACCAGCAGCAGCGGCGAAGCGACCCCGATGCTGGCGTAGGAGGGGATGAGGCCGACCGCGAAGGTCGCGAGCCCCATCATCAGCAGGCTTGCCACCAGGGTCTTCTTCCGGCCCACCCGGTCGCCGAAGTGCCCCAGCAGGATCGCGCCGATGGGCCGCGCGATGAAGCCCACCCCGAAGGTCGCGAACGAGGCCAGCGTCCCGGCCGTGGACGAGAACGACGGGAAGAAGACCTTCCCGAAGACCAGCGCAGCCGCGGTCCCGTACATGTAGAAGTCGTAGAACTCGATCGCCGTCCCGACGAAGCTCGCGACCGCGACTCTCCCCCGCGAGACCTGCTCCTCCACCGTCACCCTCGTCCTCTCCTCAACATCACACCCTCGTGACCGCCAAGGATCCGACCATTACCCATCACCGCTGGTCAACCACCATCCACACAGTGAGACCACCGCTGCCCCACGCTCACGTCGCCCCTCCCCCGACCACCACCTCCACGGCCCGCCCCTCGGGATCCCGCAGCACATGCCGCCCGGCCTCCAGCCCGGCCACCGGCCCGGCGCTCGAGAACCCGATCCGCAGCCGCCCGGTGGGCGCGCACCCCACGGCGGGATACAGCTCCAGGACCGCACCGCCCCCAGGGTCGCGGCGTAGTGCTCGGGCCCGCTGCCGTGCTGCTCGCGGTGGAGGTCGAGGCCGAGCCGGGCGTAGAAGTCCCTGCACTCCGGCAGTCGACTGGTGTAGATCACCACGAGGG contains the following coding sequences:
- a CDS encoding SDR family NAD(P)-dependent oxidoreductase codes for the protein MTRPVVLITGGASGIGRACAHRAAADGARVGVLDLDAEAARAVAAELPGEPGAHAGAGADVSDGARMAAAVDGLRDRVGPFTGLVASAGIAPRGGIDTVTDEQLRSAFAVNVGGVVHAVQAVLPDLRSARAGSIVALASLAAFRGGGLLGGTAYAASKGAVVSLIRALARELAADRIRVNAIAPGPTATPMLGAADESENRAFAETTLLGRAGEAEELAGTAAFLLGPDAGFITGQVLHANGGAHFG
- a CDS encoding MFS transporter, producing MTVEEQVSRGRVAVASFVGTAIEFYDFYMYGTAAALVFGKVFFPSFSSTAGTLASFATFGVGFIARPIGAILLGHFGDRVGRKKTLVASLLMMGLATFAVGLIPSYASIGVASPLLLVVARLIQGLGLGGEWGGAVLLATEYAPKGKRGLYSAFPQIGPAVGFILSSGLFLVLGETLSAGSFQSWGWRVPFLISAVLVAIGFFIRMRIAETPVFRAAQERAAAEREERGKVPFLELLRRQPKVLALATLAFILAHTVFYTVTTYALSYGTSVLGLNKNMMLIGTILAAAVMGAATPYFAVRSDRIGRRKVCLGATLAAAVWAFPMFWLLNTRQTALVIVALCVGLLCFAFLYGPMGAYLPELFATRYRFSGASFAYSASGIVGGGVSPLLATKWQSMTGSSWPTSLWMMGIALVAFGCVALLRETKDDSFGPGEVGAETADGAEARAAGAAGAAGASA